One region of Paenibacillus polymyxa M1 genomic DNA includes:
- a CDS encoding sugar phosphate nucleotidyltransferase, with protein sequence MILLSGGSGKRLWPLSNVNRPKQFLSILRHDERPESMLQRIWRQLDEADLADQAYFSTSGTQIELIQGQIGGDAVVIEEPTQRDTFPAISLATAYLHDVAGASRDEIVGVMPVDGYAGDEFFEHLRRLPSILEQSGSHIALMGAVPTEPSDKYGYIVPSSPLSDQEYYRVSSFVEKPDLIRSEVLIREGALWNCGVFAFRIGFLLDVLTQMGLPADYETLSTNYADLPKTSFDIAVVEHTRKLSVLPYHGEWRDLGTWDSLVREVSSKLSGPGYISEASHDSHIINELEIPVSIWNVPDIIVVAGPDGVLVTDRQSSTGIKDMVAEIEIGPRFEERFWGKQTVLSHQQAASGLQTVTKRVVISKGRFISYHEHQFRKEVWTIVSGTGSVCINGMTQTVSPGMVIVVEPGTKHFIGAVEGDLEFIESQIGHIVSETDIIRYEFPDWIDARTV encoded by the coding sequence ATGATTTTATTATCCGGAGGTTCGGGTAAACGACTATGGCCCTTATCCAATGTGAACCGCCCCAAGCAGTTTCTTTCCATCCTACGTCATGACGAGCGACCGGAAAGTATGCTGCAACGGATATGGAGACAGTTAGATGAAGCTGATTTGGCAGATCAAGCTTATTTTTCTACGAGTGGAACTCAGATCGAACTGATTCAGGGGCAAATTGGCGGAGACGCTGTGGTGATTGAGGAGCCGACTCAGCGGGATACCTTTCCGGCTATTTCCCTGGCTACGGCTTACTTGCATGATGTTGCAGGCGCATCACGCGACGAAATCGTAGGGGTCATGCCGGTGGATGGCTATGCGGGGGATGAATTTTTCGAGCATCTGCGCAGGCTTCCTTCGATATTAGAGCAATCAGGAAGCCATATCGCATTGATGGGGGCTGTTCCAACTGAGCCCTCGGACAAATATGGATATATTGTGCCTTCATCTCCTTTGTCTGACCAGGAATACTATAGAGTGAGTTCATTTGTAGAAAAGCCTGATCTGATTCGCTCCGAAGTATTGATCCGTGAAGGAGCGTTATGGAATTGCGGAGTGTTTGCTTTTAGAATCGGATTTTTATTGGATGTGCTGACGCAAATGGGTTTACCAGCCGATTATGAAACACTTTCGACAAATTACGCAGACTTGCCTAAAACCAGCTTTGATATTGCGGTAGTAGAACACACTCGTAAGCTCTCCGTGCTCCCATATCATGGAGAATGGAGAGATTTAGGAACATGGGATTCGTTGGTGCGGGAAGTGAGTTCAAAGCTGAGCGGTCCCGGATATATTTCAGAAGCATCACATGACTCGCATATCATCAATGAACTGGAGATTCCGGTCAGCATCTGGAATGTCCCAGACATTATTGTCGTTGCTGGACCGGATGGCGTGTTGGTTACGGATCGACAATCATCAACAGGAATTAAGGATATGGTGGCAGAAATTGAAATTGGGCCGCGTTTTGAGGAGCGCTTTTGGGGTAAGCAAACGGTCTTATCCCATCAACAAGCAGCAAGCGGGTTACAAACGGTCACCAAACGGGTTGTCATTTCGAAGGGGAGATTTATCAGCTATCATGAGCATCAGTTTCGAAAAGAGGTTTGGACCATCGTTTCAGGAACCGGAAGCGTCTGTATCAATGGGATGACACAGACCGTCAGCCCCGGTATGGTCATCGTTGTAGAACCTGGTACCAAGCATTTTATAGGAGCCGTAGAGGGAGATTTGGAATTCATTGAGTCACAAATCGGACATATCGTATCCGAAACGGATATTATCCGATATGAATTTCCCGATTGGATTGATGCTCGTACTGTATAA
- a CDS encoding response regulator transcription factor — translation MPTKILIIEGQKSLADMIALHLQEEGYHTELIYDCKLAIPTLMHFKPDIIVTALMFSGKVECELISHIRQFTTVPVLVISNNTLLNTRIKALDDGADDFLCKPFSLRELNARIKALLRRSGSNMLTETPTITQKLKKVRVWVNDYRHSLLVDDQEIEVTHIEFSIIKEMSCNPGKVFTRSELMDRVKGGDGAYLDRTIDVHISSLRKKIERDPKNPQHIRTVWGRGYKYEM, via the coding sequence ATGCCTACAAAAATACTCATCATTGAAGGTCAAAAAAGTTTGGCTGATATGATTGCTCTTCATCTTCAAGAGGAAGGCTATCATACCGAACTAATCTATGATTGTAAACTCGCAATTCCTACATTAATGCACTTTAAGCCGGACATTATTGTGACCGCGCTAATGTTTTCCGGTAAAGTCGAATGTGAGCTGATCAGCCACATCCGCCAATTTACTACGGTTCCTGTGCTCGTCATCTCTAATAACACCCTGCTGAACACAAGAATAAAGGCTCTAGACGACGGAGCGGATGACTTTTTATGCAAGCCCTTCAGTCTGAGAGAGTTAAACGCCCGCATCAAAGCCTTGCTGCGCCGCAGTGGCAGCAACATGCTCACTGAGACACCAACGATAACCCAAAAGCTTAAAAAGGTAAGAGTCTGGGTGAATGATTACCGTCATAGCCTGTTGGTCGATGACCAGGAAATCGAAGTTACTCACATCGAATTTTCTATTATAAAAGAGATGTCCTGCAATCCAGGGAAAGTTTTTACCCGTAGCGAATTGATGGATCGGGTCAAAGGCGGCGATGGCGCTTATCTGGATCGTACCATCGACGTACATATCTCCAGCCTCCGCAAAAAAATTGAACGTGACCCTAAAAATCCTCAGCATATCCGTACCGTTTGGGGCAGAGGCTACAAATACGAGATGTAG
- a CDS encoding ATP-binding protein: MKQWALLRPSWQKLILYLIVLCVTVFLAAVLQWFVMRQFSGHLADIQNEQLQYEVQELSGSITERYAAWQAELKELSSSLGREILNQGTRQYAEGFKRESGSFYVLDEQYHVMAGRDNREMKSAVQQIKWLQNGCAISSFVTEDHQPAQYIACRIQGAQTGGFMVRTVDAEMLSGIIKSKPVNQHETLFYNGQFKIVASRNTPDINRTDITGVTRKLLEGNTGIVEDRGEKYGIGFSRIGEEALYISVKDISQDTAQRISSFRKQLWMVMALILMILWAMLVQFRKRIVKDAIVNNQVRDQRRDEDMRQQQDTYYLPLMQTIEQQLQELQEQTSRLTGGDDLKLLGFYQDLANRFEVASSQGKGASHEELEYFRELNGNFIQGRLRQESSLGELLTGVRSLRDELEEKMHDNSGISFTDMNEVLSESLKWANRSLNMKHIQVITRQEPVPSIAAQAPMLYKTIQGLLENAVEAMNRDGEQLEEQERGRTGLRSKRQSHMLKVSSRLEEAEIMIIIEDTGGGIDDKMRWSYFQPDYSQNAQEHTFSLYHMDAYLKTIGGRLKLRNTDQGLQAIVHLRR, translated from the coding sequence ATGAAACAATGGGCTTTGTTGAGACCAAGCTGGCAAAAGCTGATCCTGTACCTGATCGTCCTGTGTGTGACCGTGTTCTTGGCCGCTGTGCTACAATGGTTTGTCATGCGGCAATTCAGCGGTCACTTGGCGGATATTCAGAATGAGCAGCTCCAGTACGAGGTACAGGAACTGTCTGGCAGCATAACGGAGCGTTATGCCGCATGGCAGGCTGAACTGAAAGAGCTGTCGTCCAGTCTGGGCAGAGAGATACTGAATCAGGGAACACGCCAGTATGCTGAGGGGTTTAAGCGTGAAAGCGGGTCTTTTTATGTGCTGGATGAACAGTATCATGTGATGGCCGGACGTGACAATCGTGAGATGAAGAGTGCAGTCCAGCAGATTAAGTGGCTGCAAAATGGTTGTGCGATAAGCTCTTTTGTGACTGAGGATCATCAGCCTGCCCAGTACATAGCGTGCAGGATTCAAGGGGCGCAGACGGGCGGTTTTATGGTGCGTACGGTTGACGCTGAGATGCTTAGTGGAATTATTAAAAGTAAGCCGGTGAATCAGCATGAGACTTTATTTTATAACGGTCAATTCAAGATCGTAGCTTCCCGAAATACTCCGGATATCAACCGGACGGACATCACGGGTGTAACCCGTAAGCTGCTGGAGGGCAATACGGGTATCGTTGAAGATCGTGGAGAGAAATACGGAATAGGATTCAGCCGCATTGGGGAAGAGGCCCTTTACATATCGGTTAAGGATATTAGTCAGGACACTGCCCAGCGAATTAGCTCCTTTCGCAAACAGTTGTGGATGGTGATGGCTCTAATACTCATGATTCTGTGGGCCATGCTCGTCCAGTTCCGCAAACGGATTGTGAAAGATGCCATCGTGAACAATCAAGTGCGTGACCAGCGGCGGGATGAAGATATGCGACAGCAGCAGGACACGTATTATTTGCCGTTAATGCAGACGATTGAGCAGCAGCTGCAAGAGCTGCAAGAACAGACTAGCCGTCTCACGGGCGGCGATGATTTAAAGCTGTTGGGATTTTATCAAGATCTAGCCAACCGCTTTGAAGTGGCTTCCAGTCAGGGAAAAGGAGCATCTCATGAGGAACTGGAGTATTTCCGCGAGCTGAATGGAAATTTCATCCAGGGTCGTCTCAGACAGGAATCCTCACTTGGAGAGTTACTGACAGGTGTCCGTAGCTTGCGTGATGAGCTGGAAGAGAAAATGCATGATAATAGTGGAATTAGCTTCACGGATATGAACGAGGTATTGTCTGAATCACTGAAATGGGCGAACCGTTCGCTGAATATGAAGCACATTCAAGTGATTACGCGGCAAGAGCCAGTTCCATCTATTGCAGCACAAGCACCTATGCTGTACAAAACGATTCAGGGGTTGCTGGAAAATGCAGTAGAGGCCATGAACCGAGATGGAGAGCAGCTGGAGGAGCAGGAACGGGGCCGAACGGGCCTGCGGTCCAAACGGCAATCTCATATGCTTAAGGTTAGCTCACGCCTGGAAGAAGCTGAAATTATGATTATCATTGAAGACACAGGCGGCGGGATTGATGATAAGATGCGTTGGAGCTATTTCCAGCCGGATTATTCCCAAAATGCGCAGGAGCATACGTTCAGTCTGTATCATATGGATGCATATCTGAAGACTATAGGTGGTCGCTTAAAGCTGCGTAATACCGATCAGGGATTGCAGGCCATCGTTCATTTGAGAAGATAG
- a CDS encoding response regulator, translating to MTPQNILFVDDSPMVLSLLERTLMQETFTLHTAHTPKEALQVLEKYPIDVVVSDLLMPGLDGITFLRMIKKDYPHIVRIILSGHLHTQSILSAINQVGVFRFLTKPLELDDDTLKKILYEALDQARLNRNSLYANQNVASDLSVFINSILNAPYRPYVLLNDQDIVTAVHIALAELYPVGCSLRHPDGEGIQLTPHSLYIPYEEPESSDPDLYSLDTLTLGHSSLRLIRLSEIA from the coding sequence ATGACACCCCAAAACATTCTATTTGTTGACGACAGTCCAATGGTTCTGTCCCTGCTTGAACGGACATTGATGCAAGAAACATTCACCTTACATACCGCTCACACGCCTAAAGAAGCCCTGCAAGTGCTGGAAAAGTATCCGATTGATGTAGTCGTTTCCGATCTGCTTATGCCTGGTTTGGACGGAATTACGTTCCTTCGTATGATTAAGAAGGATTATCCGCATATCGTACGCATCATTTTATCTGGTCACCTGCATACGCAGTCTATTTTATCGGCCATTAATCAAGTCGGCGTGTTCCGTTTTCTAACGAAACCGCTGGAGCTGGATGATGATACGCTAAAAAAGATACTGTATGAGGCGCTTGATCAGGCTAGGCTCAATCGAAACAGCCTGTATGCAAACCAGAACGTCGCATCTGACCTATCGGTATTTATAAACAGCATTTTGAATGCTCCGTACCGACCGTATGTACTGCTGAATGATCAAGATATCGTAACCGCCGTACACATTGCACTTGCTGAGCTGTATCCTGTCGGCTGCTCACTGCGTCATCCTGACGGTGAAGGTATTCAGTTAACTCCGCATTCATTATATATACCGTATGAGGAGCCGGAATCTTCCGATCCCGACCTGTACTCGCTGGATACGCTGACCCTCGGTCATTCATCGTTACGCCTTATCCGCCTTAGCGAGATCGCCTGA
- a CDS encoding glycosyltransferase family A protein — protein MDKVVILFSTYNNERTIEPCLRSCLGQNYKDLHIVVADDGSDDRTVETIRMLSAGSSVPVTILELPHGERGVARVRAVEEAKHLGAEYIFVLDSDMILAEHLIQQSIDFFDNHQDIGALVVPEEAYSEANNFFSKVKVFERNVINNAGETLGKRSIEAARFWRMSAYESTGGFNAEQIAFEEIQPTLRYIESGGVIRRAVFTRVYHDEKQVYLQDVLRKKAYYFSVMDRTMSSEEGGLRKALERWYFFRPVLYTWGNVKNYIRHPLLTAGMLWMYTCLTVIGVAAMLKGGTRHSGDLAKADKA, from the coding sequence GTGGACAAAGTGGTCATTCTCTTCTCCACGTACAACAATGAACGTACGATAGAGCCTTGTTTGCGAAGCTGTTTAGGGCAAAATTACAAGGATCTGCATATTGTAGTTGCTGATGATGGCTCCGATGACCGGACGGTTGAGACGATTCGTATGCTGTCAGCAGGAAGTTCGGTACCCGTAACGATACTAGAGCTTCCTCATGGAGAGCGGGGAGTTGCGAGGGTCAGGGCAGTTGAGGAAGCGAAACACTTGGGGGCTGAATACATATTTGTATTGGATTCCGATATGATTTTAGCCGAACATCTGATTCAGCAGAGCATCGACTTTTTTGACAATCATCAAGATATTGGCGCCTTGGTTGTTCCGGAGGAGGCATATTCGGAAGCAAATAATTTTTTTTCCAAAGTGAAAGTTTTCGAGCGGAATGTCATTAACAACGCGGGAGAGACCTTGGGAAAACGCTCTATTGAAGCAGCACGCTTCTGGCGAATGAGCGCTTACGAATCGACAGGCGGATTTAATGCGGAGCAGATTGCTTTTGAAGAAATACAGCCGACCTTGCGCTATATAGAGTCTGGCGGAGTCATTCGCCGGGCGGTTTTTACACGAGTATATCATGACGAAAAACAGGTATATCTGCAGGATGTATTACGTAAAAAAGCCTACTACTTCTCGGTAATGGATCGTACAATGTCATCTGAAGAGGGCGGATTGCGAAAGGCGCTGGAACGTTGGTACTTCTTCCGTCCGGTGTTGTATACATGGGGGAATGTGAAAAACTACATCCGTCATCCGCTGCTGACGGCGGGGATGTTGTGGATGTATACCTGCCTGACTGTGATTGGGGTAGCCGCCATGTTAAAGGGCGGCACCCGTCACTCAGGCGATCTCGCTAAGGCGGATAAGGCGTAA
- a CDS encoding glycosyltransferase family 4 protein — translation MNTILEQNGKTVVLLLSWRDIRSPKSGGAEIFTHEMLKRTQQGRFQFIHFSPQFEGMPEHEVIDGITYIRKGNIYSVIYYAMRYYRLHRQQIDYVINQANTHQFFTRFWVEASKRIFFIHQLTREIWYENARFPLNMIGFHMEPLMLKLARKDRTLTVSPSTRYDLLKLGFHPDRVHLLPEGIEFDHWPREQFLMKESNPTFMYAGRFVKYKGIDLVVEAFGQLKEKFPQAMLWIAGKTDKTYVTEQLLPIIERYELTYGEPDEQGQSQADITFYGFVSAEHKLELMSRAHALVFPSLREGWGLTITEAAAVGTPSIVSNSPGLVDATDFGKSGYLCFHGDIRGLSEQMERAAKGGEDYMAIRERAYQYALRFHFDHTAAAFEQLMENWAEEAEQSGQSGHSLLHVQQ, via the coding sequence ATGAATACCATACTTGAACAGAACGGTAAAACCGTCGTTCTATTGCTTTCCTGGCGTGACATTCGTTCTCCGAAAAGCGGGGGAGCAGAAATTTTCACCCATGAAATGCTGAAACGCACACAGCAAGGCCGTTTTCAGTTCATTCATTTCTCACCCCAATTTGAGGGGATGCCTGAGCATGAAGTCATTGACGGTATTACGTATATTCGAAAAGGAAACATATACAGTGTTATTTATTATGCGATGCGCTATTACCGTCTTCATCGGCAGCAGATTGACTATGTAATTAATCAGGCGAATACGCATCAGTTCTTTACCCGATTTTGGGTGGAGGCCTCCAAGCGGATCTTTTTCATACACCAGCTAACAAGGGAAATATGGTATGAAAATGCTCGATTTCCGCTAAATATGATTGGATTTCATATGGAGCCCCTGATGCTTAAGCTGGCTCGGAAGGATCGGACGCTCACCGTATCCCCGTCTACCCGGTATGATCTGCTTAAGCTGGGCTTTCACCCGGATCGTGTTCACCTTTTACCGGAAGGCATTGAGTTTGATCATTGGCCGCGTGAACAATTTTTAATGAAGGAGTCTAACCCGACCTTTATGTATGCCGGACGCTTCGTTAAATATAAAGGCATTGATCTGGTCGTTGAAGCCTTTGGGCAGCTCAAGGAAAAGTTCCCCCAGGCTATGTTATGGATTGCTGGAAAAACCGATAAAACCTATGTGACAGAACAATTATTACCGATTATAGAGCGGTATGAATTGACATACGGAGAACCGGATGAACAAGGACAATCCCAAGCCGATATTACCTTTTACGGATTTGTTTCAGCAGAGCATAAGCTGGAGCTGATGAGTCGTGCCCATGCGCTTGTGTTTCCCTCCCTGCGTGAAGGCTGGGGGTTAACGATTACGGAAGCGGCAGCCGTTGGAACACCCAGTATTGTCAGCAATTCACCCGGTCTGGTGGATGCGACGGATTTCGGAAAAAGCGGATATTTATGCTTTCACGGTGATATTCGGGGATTATCTGAACAAATGGAAAGAGCAGCAAAGGGTGGCGAAGATTACATGGCCATCCGTGAGCGAGCGTATCAATATGCGCTAAGATTCCATTTTGATCATACAGCTGCTGCGTTTGAGCAGTTGATGGAGAATTGGGCAGAGGAGGCGGAACAGAGTGGACAAAGTGGTCATTCTCTTCTCCACGTACAACAATGA